Proteins encoded by one window of Lathyrus oleraceus cultivar Zhongwan6 chromosome 1, CAAS_Psat_ZW6_1.0, whole genome shotgun sequence:
- the LOC127078342 gene encoding sugar transporter ERD6-like 6 isoform X4, whose amino-acid sequence MALSLLVVSISFYLKEYISPDSDLYATLSLVSVAGVVVMVIAFSLGLGAMPWIIMSEILPINIKGLVGSFATLANWFFSWLVTLTANLLLDWSSGGTFTIYTAVCVFTAEFVAIWVPETKGKTLEEIQQFFR is encoded by the exons ATGGCTTTGAGTCTTTTGGTTGTTTCAATATCATTCTACTTGAAg GAATATATATCACCAGATTCTGATTTATATGCGACATTGAGCCTCGTATCGGTGGCTGGAGTTGTG GTCATGGTTATTGCATTCTCTCTGGGATTAGGAGCAATGCCATGGATTATAATGTCTGAG ATTCTTCCGATTAACATCAAAGGCCTAGTTGGAAGTTTTGCAACACTTGCCAATTGGTTCTTTTCCTGGTTGGTTACATTAACAGCAAATTTGCTCTTGGATTGGAGTTCGGGAG GAACCTTCACAATATATACTGCAGTGTGTGTTTTCACAGCAGAATTTGTTGCCATTTGGGTCCCCGAGACAAAGGGaaaaactcttgaagaaatacaACAGTTTTTCAGATGA